Within the Gracilinema caldarium DSM 7334 genome, the region AGCTTGACCGGTGAATTCCGTTGGAGCTCTCCAATAAGAGGCAGCAATATGTGATAAAACCAACTCTTTTCAAGTAAGACTATAGCGTTAAACAGAGGTTGATAAACTAGTACCAAAAGAATTATCGAAATGATAAGAACCCCTTCTACAAGTCCCAACATAAAACCAGCAATATGATCTAAAGAATCCAGGTTAATCCGCTCTACAAGATCTTTGATCATTGCTTCGAGAAGTTTAATGACAAGAAAGGTTATAAGAAAGAGTACTATAAAGGCGGTTAGTTCTGGAAATAACGTCAATCCAAACTCCGTACGTAACAATACAGCACCATTTTTAAACAACAAAAATCCTACAATGAGCCCTAGTACAACAGATGCTACGGACATAAACTCCTCTACAAATCCCCGTAAAGTACAACGTAATACAAAAAGTATGAGAAGAGCCCCAAAGATAATATCGATGGTTGCGATATTCATTACGAACCGCCTTGGATATAATGAATAATCTGTTCAGAAATATAATGGGCCGCATTACTAGAAGCTATTTGCTTTGAT harbors:
- a CDS encoding CvpA family protein — protein: MNIATIDIIFGALLILFVLRCTLRGFVEEFMSVASVVLGLIVGFLLFKNGAVLLRTEFGLTLFPELTAFIVLFLITFLVIKLLEAMIKDLVERINLDSLDHIAGFMLGLVEGVLIISIILLVLVYQPLFNAIVLLEKSWFYHILLPLIGELQRNSPVKLGA